From Panthera uncia isolate 11264 chromosome E1, Puncia_PCG_1.0, whole genome shotgun sequence, one genomic window encodes:
- the ZG16B gene encoding zymogen granule protein 16 homolog B, whose product MLLRLTLALLWSTCWATQMYGRGGGQYFSTPRDHEYEITGIRVAVGSLGILKSIQVRYGPSWTTVSGCPSSGTPQEFILYPGERIIGITGSYKIYFRSLNLYTDIGRHATFGKDDGNYFFVYPDQFEKVLTGICGQCKLLGITGLCFAWDYPLEFWDTIRQNSTLPEK is encoded by the exons ATGCTGCTGAGGCTGACACTCGCCCTCCTGTGGAGCACCTGCTGGGCAACAC AGATGTacgggaggggaggaggccaaTACTTCAGCACACCCAGAGACCATGAATATGAAATCACCGGAATCCGGGTGGCCGTAGGTTCCTTGGGCATACTGAAGAG CATCCAGGTGCGATATGGACCCTCCTGGACCACCGTGTCTGGTTGTCCGTCATCCGGAACTCCACAGGAATTCATCCTCTATCCGGGAGAGCGCATCATAGGGATAACTGGCTCCTACAAAATATATTTCCGGTCCCTGAACCTATACACAGATATAGGGCGCCATGCCACATTCGGGAAGGACGATGGCAACTACTTTTTCGTCTACCCCGACCAGTTCGAGAAAGTGCTCACAGGAATCTGTGGCCAGTGCAAGCTTTTAGGCATCACGGGCCTCTGCTTTGCGTGGGATTATCCTCTAGAGTTCTGGGACACGATCCGGCAAAATAGTACCTTACCAGAGAAATGA
- the LOC125927202 gene encoding testisin-like: MGARVRALLLAQLLVRAGLRQPRARPSVPGPCGRHKIQPRVVGGKDSELGRWPWQGSLRLWGAHHCGASLLNRRWVLSAAHCFEKHTDPFEWSVQFGELSASPSIWNLEAYHNRYQVEEIILNPMYLGASSSDIALLKLSSSVTYNKYIHPVCVAASSSEFQNQTDCWVTGWGNIGEDQVLPAPYLLQEVQVSIINTTMCNYLYTQPLVRYDIWGDVVCAGDSQGGKDSCFGDSGGPLACEKRGVWIQVGIVSWGSGCGRPNRPGVYTNVSRHFNWIRTLMARGAPRPVPSRLLLPLAVLWAGLPQPA, from the exons ATGGGCGCGCGCGTCCGGGCGCTGCTGCTGGCGCAGCTGTTGGTGCGAGCGGGGCTCCG TCAGCCGCGTGCCCGTCCGTCCGTCCCAGGGCCCTGCGGCCGCCACAAAATCCAGCCGCGCGTGGTGGGCGGCAAGGACTCGGAGCTGGGGCGCTGGCCGTGGCAGGGCAGTCTGCGCTTGTGGGGCGCCCACCACTGCGGCGCCAGCCTGCTCAACCGCCGCTGGGTGCTGTCGGCCGCGCACTGCTTTGAAAA GCACACTGATCCCTTTGAGTGGTCCGTGCAGTTTGGCGAGCTGTCTGCCTCACCGTCCATCTGGAACCTGGAGGCCTACCACAACCGATACCAGGTGGAGGAGATCATTTTGAACCCCATGTATCTGGGGGCGTCATCCTCTGACATCGCCCTGCTGAAGCTGTCCTCCTCCGTCACCTACAATAAGTACATCCACCCCGTCTGTGTTGCGGCCTCTTCCTCTGAGTTCCAGAACCAGACTGACTGCTGGGTGACGGGCTGGGGGAACATCGGAGAAGATCAAg TGCTGCCAGCCccctacctcctccaggaagtacAGGTCAGCATCATCAACACCACCATGTGTAACTACCTGTACACACAGCCCCTGGTCCGCTACGACATCTGGGGGGACGTGGTGTGCGCCGGCGATTCCCAAGGAGGCAAGGATTCCTGCTTC GGGGACTCCGGTGGCCCCTTGGCCTGCGAAAAGAGAGGTGTGTGGATTCAGGTTGGCATCGTGAGCTGGGGATCGGGCTGCGGTAGACCCAACCGGCCCGGGGTCTACACCAACGTCAGTAGGCACTTCAACTGGATCCGGACGCTGATGGCCCGCGGCGCCCCCAGGCCAGTCCCCTCTCGGCTGCTCCTGCCCCTCGCTGTGCTCTGGGCCGGGCTCCCGCAGCCGGCCTGA